One Streptomyces sp. NBC_00223 genomic window carries:
- a CDS encoding caspase, EACC1-associated type — MPPADPGASRAVLIGVSRYDAMPADRQLPAVARNLDALAALLTDPRVWGLPPEHCAVVREPADSEAVLAAIRAAARAVTGDGTLLVYYAGHGLTDPLKDGGGALHLALPGSYEPGGTHLALDYGHVRTALLREAAGVPRKVVVLDCCWSALAIPGAMGGAANGTVFANSAAIEGTAVLTACAATRQARSPEGETYTAFTGALVDLLEQGLPGGPETLDVGTVYARLTARLGGRGMPAPQLGCTGDGSGIPLVRNTAAGPSGEHERGCGEAEEPPARDAAAELRRRGDYDQASRTLRSAAAVGDRDSVRDLAAHLRRSGHYAYAAELELAPPATLPALITRLRTAGIV; from the coding sequence GTGCCGCCGGCTGACCCCGGGGCCTCGCGGGCCGTGCTGATCGGGGTGTCGCGTTACGACGCGATGCCCGCGGACCGCCAACTGCCCGCCGTGGCACGCAATCTGGACGCCCTCGCCGCCCTCCTGACCGACCCCCGGGTGTGGGGCCTGCCCCCGGAGCACTGCGCGGTGGTCCGCGAACCGGCCGACTCCGAGGCCGTACTCGCGGCGATCCGCGCCGCCGCGAGGGCGGTCACCGGGGACGGCACGCTGCTCGTCTACTACGCGGGCCACGGCCTCACCGACCCGCTCAAGGACGGCGGCGGCGCCCTGCACCTCGCGCTCCCCGGGTCCTACGAGCCCGGCGGCACCCATCTCGCCCTGGACTACGGCCATGTCCGTACCGCGCTGCTGCGCGAGGCGGCCGGGGTGCCGCGCAAGGTCGTCGTGCTGGACTGCTGCTGGAGCGCGCTGGCGATCCCGGGGGCGATGGGCGGCGCCGCGAACGGCACGGTGTTCGCCAACTCGGCCGCGATCGAGGGCACCGCCGTACTCACCGCGTGCGCGGCCACGCGGCAGGCGCGTTCGCCCGAGGGGGAGACGTACACGGCCTTCACCGGCGCGCTGGTCGACCTGTTGGAGCAGGGGCTGCCCGGCGGGCCCGAGACGCTGGACGTCGGCACGGTCTACGCGCGGCTGACGGCACGGCTCGGCGGGCGCGGGATGCCCGCGCCGCAGCTCGGCTGTACGGGGGACGGCAGTGGTATCCCGTTGGTGCGGAACACCGCCGCCGGGCCGTCCGGCGAGCACGAGCGGGGGTGCGGCGAGGCGGAGGAGCCGCCTGCCCGGGATGCCGCCGCGGAGCTGCGGCGCCGCGGCGACTACGACCAGGCGAGCAGGACGCTGCGGTCCGCCGCGGCGGTCGGTGACCGGGACTCCGTACGCGACCTCGCCGCACACCTTCGCCGCTCGGGCCACTACGCGTACGCGGCCGAACTCGAACTGGCCCCACCCGCCACTCTCCCCGCCCTCATCACCCGCCTCCGCACAGCGGGCATCGTCTGA
- a CDS encoding ATP-binding protein, translating into MQRFIGRKRELRALGTALDQVGEGVGAARPGQCVLMRGRRRVGKSSLVEEFLRRTGVPYVFFTAAGGSAEDELSELLDAVRTSTLPGRDAFVEEAPGQWNAAFRLLAEILPDDRPSVVVFDEVPYLMERIDAFEGMLQRAWDRNLSRKPVLLLLVGSDLSMMEALNSYERPFHQRGREMVVGPLNPADIGEMLGLEPAAAFDATLVTGGLPLICAEWRPGASLWEFLREALDSPISALLVSAERSLAAEFPPQAMSREVLRAIGSGERTFTNIARAAGGVAHTTLTRATDLLIEKRVVAADLPLSLRPSKERRYRVADPYLRFWLAFLDPHMAEIERMRGDLTLNRIKKQWTSWRGRAVEPLIRESLARLLPDGRLPAAPAVGGYWTRSNDIEIDLVGADRQPVAKELLFLGSVKWLENSAFDSHDLAALHKHRAALTDDPVPLVAVSRSGVDCSGLQASYGPEQLLAAWHRD; encoded by the coding sequence ATGCAGCGTTTCATCGGTCGGAAGCGGGAGCTGCGGGCGCTCGGCACGGCACTCGACCAGGTCGGCGAGGGCGTCGGGGCGGCCCGCCCCGGGCAGTGCGTGCTGATGCGGGGGCGCCGCCGGGTCGGCAAGTCGAGCCTGGTCGAGGAGTTCCTGCGGCGTACGGGGGTGCCGTATGTCTTCTTCACGGCCGCCGGCGGCTCCGCCGAGGACGAGCTGTCCGAGCTGCTCGACGCGGTACGGACCTCGACCCTGCCGGGCCGGGACGCCTTCGTCGAGGAGGCCCCCGGGCAGTGGAACGCGGCCTTCCGGCTGCTCGCCGAGATCCTGCCCGACGACCGGCCGAGCGTGGTCGTGTTCGACGAGGTGCCCTATCTCATGGAACGGATCGACGCCTTCGAGGGCATGCTGCAACGGGCCTGGGACCGGAATCTGAGCCGCAAGCCGGTGCTGCTGCTCCTCGTCGGCTCCGACCTGTCGATGATGGAGGCGCTCAACAGCTATGAGCGGCCCTTCCACCAGCGCGGCCGGGAGATGGTGGTGGGCCCCCTCAACCCCGCCGACATCGGCGAGATGCTCGGCCTGGAACCGGCGGCGGCCTTCGACGCCACGCTGGTCACCGGCGGACTGCCGCTGATCTGCGCGGAGTGGCGGCCGGGAGCGAGCCTGTGGGAGTTCCTGCGCGAGGCCCTGGACAGCCCGATCTCCGCGCTGCTGGTCTCGGCGGAAAGGTCGCTGGCCGCGGAGTTCCCGCCACAGGCCATGAGCCGGGAGGTACTGCGGGCCATCGGTTCGGGCGAGCGGACCTTCACCAATATCGCGCGCGCGGCGGGCGGTGTCGCCCACACCACGCTCACCCGGGCCACCGACCTGCTGATCGAGAAGCGGGTGGTCGCCGCCGACCTCCCTCTCTCGCTGCGGCCCTCCAAGGAACGCCGCTACCGGGTCGCCGACCCCTATCTGCGGTTCTGGCTGGCCTTCCTCGATCCGCACATGGCGGAGATCGAACGGATGCGGGGCGACCTCACCCTGAACCGGATCAAGAAACAGTGGACGAGCTGGCGGGGCCGCGCGGTCGAACCGCTGATCCGTGAGTCCCTGGCCCGTCTGCTGCCCGACGGCAGACTGCCCGCGGCCCCGGCCGTCGGCGGCTACTGGACCCGGAGCAACGACATCGAGATCGACCTGGTGGGCGCCGACCGGCAGCCCGTGGCCAAGGAACTGCTCTTCCTCGGCTCGGTCAAGTGGCTGGAGAACTCCGCCTTCGACAGCCACGACCTCGCCGCGCTGCACAAGCACCGGGCCGCGCTCACCGACGACCCGGTCCCGCTCGTCGCGGTGTCACGCAGCGGCGTGGACTGCTCCGGCCTTCAGGCGTCGTACGGACCGGAACAGCTGCTCGCGGCCTGGCACCGCGACTGA
- a CDS encoding effector-associated constant component EACC1, with the protein MELTIRTAEGSGADLYRWLATDPPVRAFAAAAAPPPPAPAPGSGTMGTGFDLLNLIVPNAIGLGGLLVSLVSFIDQRRRGTGTAPQISVAAGGVVVVVNGDVDPAVLTAQIQAAVAAQSGQAAAAAQPGQAPAVSPGAPSGPPPSGASAQPAPPPVPPLPPAPPAVPPPAAPGGPTGAAG; encoded by the coding sequence ATGGAGTTGACGATCAGGACCGCGGAGGGCTCGGGGGCCGATCTCTACCGTTGGCTGGCCACGGACCCGCCGGTACGGGCCTTCGCCGCGGCCGCCGCCCCGCCCCCGCCCGCCCCCGCCCCCGGCAGCGGCACCATGGGCACCGGCTTCGACCTGCTCAATCTGATCGTGCCGAACGCCATCGGTCTGGGCGGGCTGCTCGTATCGCTGGTGTCGTTCATCGACCAGCGCCGCCGGGGGACCGGGACGGCGCCGCAGATCTCGGTCGCGGCGGGCGGGGTGGTCGTCGTGGTCAACGGGGACGTGGACCCGGCGGTGCTGACCGCGCAGATCCAGGCGGCGGTGGCGGCGCAGAGCGGGCAGGCGGCTGCGGCGGCGCAGCCCGGCCAGGCGCCGGCTGTATCGCCCGGTGCGCCGTCCGGGCCGCCGCCGTCCGGGGCGTCGGCACAGCCCGCACCGCCGCCCGTACCGCCGCTTCCCCCGGCCCCGCCCGCCGTACCGCCGCCCGCCGCGCCCGGAGGGCCGACCGGTGCCGCCGGCTGA
- a CDS encoding SDR family NAD(P)-dependent oxidoreductase, with product MNGWTADRLPESIPSQKGRLAVVTGANSGIGEVTATALAGAGAEVVVAGRDAGKARAAVERITAAVPGAVARPEVLDLADLASVAAFADRLTAAGRPLDLLVNNAGVMAIPDRRTTADGFELTFGTNHLGHFALTGGLLPLLLRAPGARVVTVSAMIARSRLARLDDLNSERRYRPMGSYATSKLANVLFARELQRRADAAGVGESGAAASGAAASGAAAAGRVGDAAGLTSVAVHPGTALTGLQQHGSRATQALIRLVLGRVIGQSVEGAALPSLYAATAPGIEPGGFYGPTGRFEGAGVPGPVRPPRAAEEPAAARELWAASEEFTGVRFAWPEG from the coding sequence ATGAACGGCTGGACCGCCGACCGCCTTCCCGAGTCGATCCCCTCCCAGAAGGGCCGCCTCGCCGTCGTCACCGGAGCCAACAGCGGCATCGGCGAGGTCACCGCCACCGCGCTGGCCGGGGCGGGCGCGGAAGTCGTCGTCGCCGGGCGCGACGCGGGCAAAGCGCGGGCCGCGGTGGAACGGATCACCGCCGCCGTGCCCGGAGCGGTCGCCAGGCCCGAGGTGCTCGACCTCGCCGACCTGGCGTCCGTCGCGGCCTTCGCCGACCGCCTCACCGCGGCCGGCCGCCCGCTTGACCTGCTGGTCAACAACGCGGGCGTGATGGCGATCCCGGACCGCCGTACGACCGCCGACGGCTTCGAACTCACCTTCGGCACCAACCACTTGGGCCACTTCGCGCTCACCGGCGGCCTGCTTCCGCTGCTGCTGCGGGCGCCCGGCGCCCGCGTGGTCACCGTCAGCGCGATGATCGCCCGCAGCCGGCTGGCCCGCCTGGACGACCTGAACAGCGAGCGGCGCTACCGGCCGATGGGGTCGTACGCCACGTCGAAGCTCGCCAACGTGCTCTTCGCCCGTGAGTTGCAGCGGCGGGCCGACGCGGCGGGGGTCGGGGAGTCGGGTGCCGCGGCCTCGGGTGCCGCGGCCTCGGGCGCCGCAGCGGCCGGGCGGGTCGGGGACGCGGCCGGTCTGACCAGCGTCGCCGTCCACCCCGGCACCGCGCTGACCGGCCTCCAGCAGCACGGTTCGCGTGCCACGCAGGCCCTCATCCGGCTGGTGCTGGGCCGGGTGATCGGGCAGTCCGTCGAGGGCGCCGCCCTGCCCTCGCTCTACGCGGCCACCGCCCCCGGCATCGAGCCCGGCGGTTTCTACGGTCCCACCGGCCGGTTCGAGGGCGCGGGCGTCCCCGGTCCGGTCCGGCCGCCCCGCGCCGCCGAGGAGCCCGCGGCGGCGCGCGAGCTGTGGGCGGCGTCGGAGGAGTTCACCGGGGTGCGGTTCGCCTGGCCGGAGGGGTGA